Proteins encoded by one window of Halosolutus amylolyticus:
- a CDS encoding DUF4013 domain-containing protein: protein MALLVDEGVRYPFRGDRSTDLLAAGGVLGIVAAITLQLAAAASTTLLAPVFAVLAAVPAVALLGYLLRVFETTVRGDDAPPSFRPIGALLRDGCRLAAVSLGYAVGPAVVLAVTVGGVIRAPLSPDSIGFVGSTAFFAASTIVLVLVVAFGYGFPAAVGRLAEGDRLRAALDPRGQRSILAHGGYFTAWTFAALFVVPGWAFLLAALSQPTPFGVVAVFVTFYAHVVATRLVARGYRSAAKTEDR from the coding sequence ATGGCGTTGCTCGTAGACGAGGGGGTCCGCTACCCGTTTCGCGGCGATCGATCGACCGATCTGCTCGCGGCGGGCGGCGTTCTCGGCATCGTCGCGGCGATCACGCTGCAGCTAGCGGCCGCGGCGTCCACGACGCTTCTCGCGCCCGTCTTCGCAGTACTCGCGGCAGTGCCCGCGGTCGCGTTGCTGGGCTATCTCCTCAGAGTGTTCGAAACGACCGTCCGGGGCGACGACGCACCGCCGTCGTTTCGGCCGATCGGCGCGCTGTTGCGCGACGGCTGTCGGCTGGCCGCCGTCTCGCTCGGCTACGCGGTCGGACCGGCGGTCGTCCTCGCCGTGACGGTCGGCGGCGTGATTCGAGCCCCGCTCTCGCCCGACTCGATCGGCTTCGTCGGATCGACGGCGTTCTTCGCCGCGTCCACGATCGTCCTGGTGCTCGTTGTCGCGTTCGGCTACGGCTTTCCCGCGGCGGTGGGTCGACTCGCCGAGGGCGATCGTCTGCGAGCGGCACTCGACCCCCGGGGACAGCGATCGATCCTCGCCCACGGCGGCTACTTCACGGCCTGGACGTTCGCCGCGCTGTTCGTCGTCCCCGGGTGGGCGTTCCTCCTCGCGGCCCTCTCGCAGCCGACGCCGTTCGGCGTGGTCGCCGTCTTCGTGACCTTCTACGCCCACGTCGTCGCGACGCGCCTCGTCGCGCGGGGGTATCGATCGGCGGCGAAGACGGAAGACAGGTAG
- a CDS encoding methionine adenosyltransferase, protein MADPSFTVQHLDLDPVASRPTEFVERKGLGHPDSICDGIAEAISRRLSRYYRDEFGQVLHHNTDSVQLVAGTTKPAFGGGEIVDPIYVLLSGRATRTVDGHRVPVDELAVEAARAYVDEHFEDLPADAIEFDPRIGETSADLKTLFDDLERPGANDTSIGVGYAPASETDRIVRGLEAELRERIPAIGDDVKLLAWRTDDELRLTVAAAVVSRYVSSIDDYVDVTAQAADLATRYASDRTERDVEVAVNAADDVDSGSTYLTETGLSAEMGDDGNVGRGNRANGLITPHRPMSLEATAGKNPVSHVGKLYNVVATRAAERIHRDLDAEYAGVKLLSRIGAPVTEPVAVDVETTATDDDAIRRLVTAELESIDSLTRDLVAGDVRLF, encoded by the coding sequence ATGGCCGACCCGTCGTTCACCGTCCAGCACCTCGATCTGGATCCCGTCGCGTCGCGACCGACGGAGTTCGTCGAACGGAAGGGGCTGGGCCACCCCGATTCGATCTGCGACGGGATCGCCGAAGCGATCTCACGACGTCTCTCACGCTACTATAGAGACGAATTCGGCCAGGTGCTCCATCACAACACCGACAGCGTCCAGCTCGTCGCCGGAACGACGAAGCCGGCGTTCGGCGGCGGCGAAATCGTCGACCCGATCTACGTCCTCCTGAGCGGTCGTGCGACCCGAACCGTCGACGGTCACCGCGTTCCGGTCGACGAACTCGCGGTCGAGGCCGCACGGGCGTACGTCGACGAGCACTTCGAGGACCTGCCCGCCGACGCGATCGAATTCGACCCACGGATCGGCGAGACGTCCGCGGACCTGAAAACGCTGTTCGACGACCTGGAACGCCCGGGAGCGAACGATACCAGCATCGGCGTCGGCTACGCGCCCGCGTCCGAAACGGACCGCATCGTCCGTGGACTCGAGGCGGAACTTCGCGAGCGGATTCCGGCGATCGGCGACGACGTCAAACTGCTGGCCTGGCGCACCGACGACGAACTCCGGCTTACCGTCGCTGCCGCCGTCGTCTCCCGGTACGTCTCGAGCATCGATGACTACGTCGACGTGACGGCGCAGGCGGCTGACCTGGCCACCCGTTACGCGAGCGATCGGACGGAACGGGACGTCGAGGTCGCCGTCAACGCCGCCGACGACGTCGACAGCGGAAGCACCTACCTCACCGAAACGGGACTCTCCGCGGAGATGGGCGACGACGGGAACGTCGGCCGGGGCAACCGGGCCAACGGTCTCATCACGCCCCATCGCCCGATGAGTCTCGAGGCAACGGCGGGGAAGAACCCGGTCAGCCACGTCGGCAAACTGTACAACGTCGTCGCGACCAGGGCCGCAGAACGGATCCATCGGGACCTCGACGCCGAGTACGCCGGGGTGAAACTCCTGTCGCGGATCGGCGCGCCGGTAACGGAACCCGTGGCCGTCGACGTCGAGACCACGGCGACCGACGACGACGCGATCCGCCGCCTCGTCACCGCCGAACTCGAGTCGATCGACTCGCTCACTCGCGACCTCGTGGCCGGCGACGTGCGACTGTTCTAG
- a CDS encoding class I SAM-dependent methyltransferase, translated as MPKVAPFEEHTDRYEGWFEAHDDAYRSELVALERLVPSTGRGIEIGVGSARFAEPLGLGVGIDPAEAMLEYARERGVDVVRGVAEHLPFADDAFDTALIVTTICFVDDIPRTLSEADRILDPSGRLVIGYIDKNSPVGEIYQEKKDENPFYRDAVFVSTEELVDALEAAGFTDFEFVQTIYDWPGEIDGLEPIEEGYGDGSFVGIKATR; from the coding sequence ATGCCCAAGGTAGCGCCGTTCGAGGAACACACCGATCGATACGAGGGCTGGTTCGAGGCCCACGACGACGCATACCGGTCCGAACTGGTAGCCCTGGAACGCCTGGTGCCGTCGACCGGGCGCGGGATCGAGATCGGCGTCGGGAGCGCGCGGTTCGCCGAACCACTCGGACTGGGCGTCGGGATCGATCCGGCCGAGGCGATGCTCGAGTACGCCCGCGAGCGGGGGGTCGACGTCGTCAGGGGCGTCGCCGAACACCTGCCGTTCGCGGACGACGCGTTCGACACCGCGCTGATCGTGACGACGATCTGTTTCGTCGACGACATTCCTCGGACGTTGTCCGAGGCCGATCGGATCCTCGACCCGTCCGGGCGACTCGTGATCGGCTACATCGACAAGAACAGTCCCGTCGGCGAGATATACCAGGAGAAGAAAGACGAGAATCCGTTCTACCGGGACGCGGTGTTCGTCTCGACCGAGGAACTCGTCGACGCCCTCGAGGCGGCCGGCTTCACCGACTTCGAGTTCGTCCAGACGATCTACGACTGGCCCGGGGAGATCGACGGTCTCGAACCGATCGAGGAGGGGTACGGCGACGGGTCGTTCGTCGGGATCAAAGCGACCCGATAG
- a CDS encoding ABC transporter ATP-binding protein → MADLELDDVTKVFREDDGNEITAVDEVSLRIDDGEFLVLVGPSGCGKSTTLRMVAGLETVSDGAIRLGGSVINETQPKDRDIAMVFQSYALYPHMTVRENMSFGLEESTAMPDDEIAATVDETAAMLGIDDLLDRKPDELSGGQQQRVALGRAIVRDPEVFLLDEPLSNLDAKLRAQMRTELQRLQEDLGVSTIYVTHDQTEAMTMADKIAILNDGELQQVGTPLECYHEPANLFVAGFIGEPSMNFFDVTREGDRLVHEDFEYALSAETVDELDGNEELVLGIRPEDVAVRSSHEDRHSYEALVDVVEPMGNENNVYLTFAPDGGEPFVATIDGLQHVEDGQTVVARLPEEAIHVFDRTTGRALRNRTIDTQTMAEPQI, encoded by the coding sequence ATGGCAGACCTAGAACTCGACGACGTAACCAAAGTATTCCGAGAGGACGACGGCAACGAAATTACCGCCGTCGACGAGGTATCGCTACGGATCGACGACGGGGAATTCCTGGTCCTCGTCGGTCCTTCCGGCTGCGGGAAGTCGACCACGCTCCGGATGGTCGCGGGACTCGAGACCGTCTCCGACGGGGCGATCCGCCTCGGCGGGTCGGTGATCAACGAGACTCAGCCGAAGGATCGGGACATCGCGATGGTGTTCCAGTCGTACGCGCTGTACCCGCACATGACCGTCCGCGAGAACATGTCGTTCGGCCTGGAGGAATCGACCGCCATGCCGGACGACGAGATCGCGGCGACGGTCGACGAGACCGCCGCGATGCTCGGTATCGACGACCTGCTGGATCGCAAGCCGGACGAGCTGTCGGGCGGCCAGCAACAGCGCGTCGCCCTCGGGCGGGCGATCGTCCGCGACCCCGAGGTGTTCCTGCTCGACGAACCGCTCTCGAACCTGGACGCGAAGCTTCGCGCCCAGATGCGGACCGAACTCCAGCGCCTCCAGGAGGACCTCGGCGTCTCGACGATCTACGTCACGCACGACCAGACCGAGGCGATGACGATGGCCGACAAGATCGCCATCCTGAACGACGGCGAACTCCAGCAGGTCGGGACGCCGCTCGAGTGCTATCACGAGCCAGCGAACCTGTTCGTCGCCGGCTTCATCGGCGAACCCTCGATGAACTTCTTCGACGTGACCCGCGAGGGCGATCGGCTCGTCCACGAGGACTTCGAGTACGCCCTCTCGGCGGAGACCGTCGACGAACTGGACGGGAACGAGGAACTCGTCCTCGGGATCCGCCCCGAGGACGTCGCGGTTCGATCGAGCCACGAGGACCGCCACAGCTACGAGGCGCTCGTCGACGTCGTCGAACCGATGGGCAACGAGAACAACGTCTACCTGACGTTCGCACCCGACGGCGGGGAGCCGTTCGTCGCGACGATCGACGGCCTCCAGCACGTCGAGGACGGCCAGACCGTCGTCGCCCGGCTTCCGGAGGAGGCGATCCACGTCTTCGACCGGACCACCGGCCGGGCGCTCCGGAACCGGACGATCGACACCCAGACGATGGCCGAACCACAGATATAG
- a CDS encoding thiamine-binding protein has protein sequence MTAIGELNVVPVRDGSMAEEIAKAIDALEAFDVADEINPMGTILEADDKRTVSQRAGEKVTAVERHLGRDARRRE, from the coding sequence ATGACCGCGATCGGCGAACTGAACGTCGTCCCCGTTCGGGACGGTAGCATGGCGGAAGAGATCGCGAAGGCGATCGACGCGCTCGAGGCGTTCGACGTCGCCGACGAGATCAATCCGATGGGGACGATTCTGGAAGCCGACGACAAACGAACGGTGAGCCAGCGCGCCGGCGAGAAGGTCACTGCCGTCGAACGGCATCTCGGACGGGACGCCAGGCGCCGCGAGTGA
- a CDS encoding Gfo/Idh/MocA family protein — protein MIGSGIGVGIVGLGGMGHLHARSVTDLGADVVAGADLVAEQRDRFADEFGAKTYETHENLVVDDAVDAVIVTTPNRFHEPIAVDALEAGRHVLVEKPLAHNLESAERIAATAARSDGVCMVGFHNRHAASMAMFEEQDARGRFGDLTHVEANYVRRRGVPGPGSWFTDPDLAGGGALLDIGVHALDLALYALNFPEITEVSGVTRTTFGTREEYADPDGFGDNWDAEAETYEVDDSVSAFIRTTDGQTISLEAAWATNREESMDFRIRGTEGGAQFDIGDTDMRILEAGTIGCDHYADVSLTGDPSLTGYTQQDEEFLRAIATGATPETNTIEEALTVQRVIDAIYRSSETGRATQLAEPESEVERRTRIN, from the coding sequence ATGATCGGTTCGGGCATCGGTGTCGGTATCGTCGGACTCGGCGGAATGGGGCACCTCCACGCACGGAGCGTCACGGATCTCGGCGCGGACGTCGTCGCTGGTGCCGACCTCGTCGCCGAACAGCGCGATCGCTTCGCCGACGAGTTCGGCGCGAAAACCTACGAGACCCACGAGAATCTCGTCGTCGACGACGCCGTCGACGCGGTCATCGTCACCACGCCCAACCGGTTCCACGAACCGATCGCGGTCGACGCGCTCGAGGCGGGCCGGCACGTGCTCGTCGAAAAACCGCTCGCGCACAACTTAGAGAGCGCGGAGCGAATCGCCGCGACGGCGGCCCGATCCGACGGCGTCTGCATGGTCGGCTTTCACAACCGCCACGCCGCGTCGATGGCGATGTTCGAGGAACAGGACGCCCGCGGACGGTTCGGCGACCTGACCCACGTCGAGGCGAACTACGTGCGGCGGCGGGGCGTTCCAGGCCCGGGATCGTGGTTCACGGATCCCGACCTCGCCGGCGGCGGTGCCCTGCTTGACATCGGCGTCCACGCGCTCGATCTCGCGCTCTACGCGCTCAATTTCCCCGAAATAACCGAGGTCTCGGGCGTCACCCGGACGACGTTCGGCACCCGCGAGGAGTACGCCGATCCCGACGGCTTCGGCGACAACTGGGACGCCGAGGCCGAAACCTACGAGGTCGACGACTCCGTCAGCGCCTTCATCCGGACCACTGACGGCCAGACAATCTCGCTGGAGGCCGCGTGGGCGACCAATCGCGAGGAGAGCATGGACTTCCGGATCCGGGGCACCGAGGGCGGCGCGCAGTTCGACATCGGCGACACGGACATGCGGATTCTCGAGGCCGGGACCATCGGCTGTGACCACTACGCCGACGTCTCGCTCACCGGCGATCCCTCCCTGACCGGCTACACCCAGCAGGACGAGGAGTTCCTTCGAGCGATCGCCACGGGCGCGACACCCGAGACCAACACGATCGAGGAAGCCCTCACCGTCCAGCGCGTGATCGACGCGATCTACCGATCGAGCGAAACCGGTCGTGCGACGCAACTGGCGGAGCCCGAATCCGAAGTCGAACGGCGAACCCGGATCAACTGA
- a CDS encoding carbohydrate ABC transporter permease yields the protein MDSLRNSLRRLDPRSPPGTDEGTLRDGEDGRFARLRGSDFVESIPFWLPATLLVLLFVYGAIGWNVVISLTGWSGLGQPEYGTFTLEMYRQMPADQDFRASLRNTIALLIAFTGVSLVIGLGLALLVDRKIRFENAFRTIYLLPMALSFVVTAIFWSWMYASNGMINATLTAVGLDAIAFDWLGDPRFKLAAVIFALVWQFSGYCMIVYLAGLRSIPDDHYEAARIDGASTLKLYWRVIVPQLRSSTIGAIVVLMVFALKAFDFIYVMFGDNPGRSADILAVTMYREAFSASQWAYGAAIAVVLFALALTIIGPYAYTQYKRGAL from the coding sequence ATGGATTCGCTACGAAATTCGTTGCGACGGCTCGATCCCCGGTCTCCTCCCGGAACCGACGAGGGCACGCTCCGGGATGGCGAAGACGGACGCTTCGCGCGACTCCGCGGCAGCGACTTCGTCGAGTCGATCCCGTTCTGGCTGCCGGCGACGCTGCTCGTCCTGCTGTTCGTCTACGGCGCGATCGGCTGGAACGTGGTCATTTCGCTCACCGGCTGGTCCGGCCTCGGACAGCCCGAGTACGGGACCTTCACCCTCGAGATGTACCGCCAGATGCCGGCCGATCAGGACTTCAGGGCCTCGCTCCGGAACACGATCGCGCTCCTGATCGCGTTCACGGGCGTCTCGCTGGTCATCGGCCTGGGGCTGGCCCTGCTCGTCGATCGCAAGATCCGCTTCGAGAACGCGTTCCGGACGATCTACCTGCTCCCGATGGCGCTGTCGTTCGTCGTGACCGCGATCTTCTGGTCGTGGATGTACGCGAGCAACGGGATGATCAACGCGACGCTCACCGCCGTCGGCCTCGACGCGATCGCGTTCGACTGGCTCGGCGATCCACGGTTCAAACTCGCCGCGGTCATCTTCGCGCTCGTCTGGCAGTTCAGCGGCTACTGTATGATCGTCTACCTCGCCGGCCTGCGATCGATTCCGGACGATCACTACGAGGCGGCCCGCATCGACGGCGCGTCGACGCTGAAACTCTACTGGCGGGTCATCGTCCCGCAACTCCGATCGTCGACGATCGGTGCGATCGTCGTCCTGATGGTGTTCGCGCTGAAAGCGTTCGACTTCATCTACGTCATGTTCGGGGACAATCCCGGCCGATCGGCCGACATCCTCGCGGTGACGATGTACCGCGAGGCGTTCTCCGCGAGCCAGTGGGCCTACGGCGCCGCGATCGCCGTCGTCCTGTTCGCGCTCGCGCTGACGATCATCGGCCCCTACGCGTACACGCAGTACAAACGAGGTGCACTCTGA
- a CDS encoding carbohydrate ABC transporter permease, whose amino-acid sequence MATETRDESGLSRTVSELSLGRVALYATLLGLVGLYLSPLYSGLTTAFKTQGAFTETSPLQPPIGGFTIDPWLTAGSELAFSMVNSFAMVIPAAVLSAVLGSLTAYGLTKVDWRGQALLLALFLAAVFIPYQAVLVPLRQFWSMVGLAQLHERGELVELTITHIAYGIPICTILFRSYYQTLDDELIEAARLDGASLARIYRKIVLPLSLPMFAVTLIYQFTQVWNDFLFALALLSNRSNYVVTLELNALQGSMATDYGVQMAGAFIAAFPTILVYVLFGEQFAKGQTL is encoded by the coding sequence ATGGCGACCGAAACCCGCGACGAGAGCGGTCTCTCCCGCACAGTGTCCGAACTGTCCCTCGGCCGCGTGGCCCTCTACGCGACGTTGCTCGGACTCGTCGGCCTCTACCTCTCGCCGCTGTACAGCGGCCTGACGACCGCGTTCAAGACCCAGGGGGCGTTCACCGAGACGTCACCCCTCCAGCCGCCGATCGGGGGGTTCACGATCGACCCGTGGCTCACCGCCGGGAGCGAACTGGCGTTCTCGATGGTCAACAGTTTCGCGATGGTGATCCCGGCCGCGGTGCTGTCGGCAGTGCTGGGGAGTCTCACGGCCTACGGGCTGACGAAAGTCGACTGGCGCGGACAGGCGCTCCTGCTCGCGCTGTTCCTCGCGGCGGTGTTCATCCCGTACCAGGCGGTGCTGGTGCCGCTGCGGCAGTTCTGGTCGATGGTCGGCCTGGCGCAGCTACACGAGCGCGGCGAACTCGTCGAACTGACGATCACCCACATCGCCTACGGGATTCCGATCTGTACGATCCTGTTTCGATCGTACTACCAGACGCTCGACGACGAACTCATCGAGGCGGCACGTCTCGACGGGGCGAGTCTCGCCCGGATCTACCGGAAGATCGTCCTCCCGCTGTCGTTGCCGATGTTCGCCGTGACGCTGATCTACCAGTTCACGCAGGTCTGGAACGACTTCCTGTTCGCGCTGGCCCTGCTCAGCAACCGATCGAACTACGTCGTCACGCTCGAGTTGAACGCGCTCCAGGGGTCGATGGCGACGGACTACGGCGTCCAGATGGCGGGCGCGTTCATCGCGGCGTTCCCGACGATCCTGGTGTACGTGCTGTTCGGAGAACAGTTCGCCAAGGGGCAGACACTCTAA
- a CDS encoding CBS domain-containing protein, with protein MELPTPADLRQRRTELGLTQSELADTADVSQPLIARIEGGDVDPRLSTLRRIVNALEKAESDVIRADDLMNEDVVSVAPDDPVSEAARKMEAEAYSQLAVIQDGIPVGSISQSGLVHLDSEARDEPVEQHMSESFPTVSKDATLDEISNLLEHYKAVMITEAGETVGIITEADIAARLS; from the coding sequence ATGGAACTTCCCACGCCTGCGGACCTCCGCCAGCGCCGGACCGAACTCGGGTTGACCCAGAGCGAACTCGCCGACACGGCCGACGTCTCACAGCCGCTGATCGCCCGCATCGAGGGCGGTGACGTGGATCCGCGGCTCTCGACGCTCCGCCGGATCGTCAACGCCCTGGAGAAGGCCGAAAGCGACGTCATTCGCGCCGACGACCTGATGAACGAGGACGTCGTGAGCGTCGCTCCGGACGATCCGGTCAGCGAGGCCGCCCGGAAGATGGAGGCGGAAGCCTACTCCCAGCTCGCGGTCATCCAGGACGGGATCCCCGTCGGCTCGATCAGCCAGAGCGGCCTCGTCCACCTCGACTCCGAGGCCCGCGACGAACCCGTCGAGCAACACATGAGCGAGAGCTTCCCGACGGTTTCGAAGGACGCGACGCTCGACGAGATCAGTAACCTCCTCGAACACTACAAGGCCGTCATGATCACCGAGGCCGGCGAAACGGTCGGGATCATTACCGAGGCCGACATCGCGGCACGACTCTCGTAG
- a CDS encoding ABC transporter substrate-binding protein translates to MVRNNFNGGETSRRAVLQATGAAGIVAMAGCLGGDDGAESLDELLDEDPDEFEAVEIGHWWTAGGEEEAFNALVEGFENEYSDISVDPSPSPGGAGSALEADVRNRVVDQNPPSTFQVWPGQALTDYTDEDLLYDIEGHVWDDDMKEAYLDGPMEAARPDGDFVAVPINIHRLNNLFYNVDVVEDAGVDPESIGSPSDLVDAMETVDEAGYVGMAQQTQSAWSTLQLWAQVLLGEYGVDAYDSFIAGDVEAVESEVRDTLEIVVDYSDYFNEDASSQSWDEANGYINRGEAAFFHQGDWAAGEYEADDDLEYGDDWALVPFPGTDGMYALNMDSFVFPKHNPSPNATVRFLRYAGSADAQERFNPAKGSIPPRTDVPDDAFTPFLQDQMADFEESSEQPPSIAHGLAVAPGIQTNVEGAFANFIDNWDVDETYQELVDSFE, encoded by the coding sequence ATGGTACGAAATAATTTCAATGGGGGCGAAACGTCGCGGCGAGCCGTCCTGCAGGCGACGGGCGCCGCGGGAATCGTTGCGATGGCTGGCTGTCTGGGCGGCGACGACGGTGCCGAGAGCCTGGACGAACTCCTCGATGAGGACCCGGACGAGTTCGAAGCGGTAGAGATCGGCCACTGGTGGACCGCCGGTGGGGAGGAAGAGGCGTTCAACGCGCTCGTCGAGGGATTCGAAAACGAATATTCGGACATCAGCGTCGACCCGTCGCCGTCGCCCGGCGGCGCAGGGAGCGCCCTCGAGGCGGACGTTCGGAACCGGGTCGTCGACCAGAATCCGCCGAGCACGTTCCAGGTGTGGCCCGGCCAGGCGCTGACGGACTACACCGACGAGGACCTGCTCTACGACATCGAGGGTCACGTCTGGGACGACGACATGAAAGAGGCGTATCTCGACGGCCCGATGGAGGCCGCCCGACCGGACGGTGACTTCGTCGCCGTCCCGATCAACATCCACCGTCTCAACAACCTGTTCTACAACGTCGACGTCGTCGAGGACGCCGGCGTCGATCCGGAATCGATCGGGAGTCCGAGCGATCTGGTCGACGCGATGGAGACCGTCGACGAGGCGGGCTACGTCGGCATGGCCCAGCAGACCCAGTCGGCGTGGTCGACGCTGCAGCTGTGGGCGCAGGTGTTGCTCGGCGAGTACGGCGTCGACGCCTACGACTCGTTCATCGCCGGCGACGTCGAAGCCGTCGAATCCGAGGTCCGCGATACCCTGGAGATCGTCGTCGACTACAGCGATTACTTCAACGAGGACGCGAGTTCGCAGAGCTGGGACGAGGCCAACGGCTACATCAACCGCGGCGAAGCGGCCTTCTTCCACCAGGGCGACTGGGCCGCCGGCGAGTACGAGGCCGACGACGACCTCGAGTACGGTGACGACTGGGCCCTCGTCCCGTTCCCCGGCACCGACGGGATGTACGCGCTGAACATGGACTCGTTCGTCTTCCCGAAACACAACCCGTCGCCGAACGCGACGGTCCGGTTCCTGCGGTACGCCGGCTCTGCCGACGCGCAGGAACGTTTCAACCCGGCGAAGGGGTCGATCCCGCCGCGGACGGACGTCCCCGACGACGCGTTCACCCCGTTCCTGCAGGACCAGATGGCCGACTTCGAGGAGTCGAGCGAACAGCCGCCGTCGATCGCCCACGGCCTGGCGGTGGCGCCGGGCATCCAGACGAACGTCGAGGGGGCGTTCGCCAACTTCATCGACAACTGGGACGTCGACGAGACGTACCAGGAACTCGTCGACAGCTTCGAGTAG
- a CDS encoding DUF555 domain-containing protein, protein MGNYLVAMEAAWLVRDVEEIDDAIGVAVSEAGKRLNSEDMDYVEVEVGATGCPACGEPFDSAFIAADTALVGLGLEMEVFNADSEEHASRIAKSEVGGALRDVPLSVVEVIEAPDDDE, encoded by the coding sequence ATGGGCAACTATCTCGTCGCGATGGAAGCGGCATGGCTGGTCCGTGACGTCGAGGAGATCGACGACGCGATCGGCGTCGCCGTCAGCGAGGCCGGGAAACGACTCAACAGCGAAGACATGGACTACGTGGAGGTCGAGGTCGGTGCGACGGGCTGTCCTGCCTGTGGCGAACCCTTCGACTCCGCCTTTATCGCCGCCGACACCGCGCTCGTCGGACTGGGCCTCGAGATGGAGGTGTTCAACGCCGACAGCGAGGAACACGCCTCCCGGATCGCAAAGAGCGAAGTCGGCGGCGCACTGCGGGACGTCCCGCTGTCGGTCGTCGAGGTCATCGAGGCTCCCGACGACGACGAGTAA
- the psmB gene encoding archaeal proteasome endopeptidase complex subunit beta — translation MRHPQHSDFSRTVDQLADDPNPYEPEIGSMPKNDLSRADLDNVNKTGTTTIGISTADGVVIATDMRASLGGRFVSNKNVQKVEQIHPTAALTMVGSVGGAQSFISSLRAEVNLYESRRGEDMSMDALATLAGNFARGGPFFAIHPILGGVDAEGSHVYSIDPAGGVMEDDYTVTGSGMQLAYGHLEQAYEEDMSNEEAKTVAARGIKSAAERDTGSGNGVFLCEITDEGVDIHGHHDFDDVI, via the coding sequence ATGCGTCACCCACAGCATTCGGACTTCTCCCGGACGGTCGACCAGTTGGCCGACGATCCGAACCCATACGAGCCCGAGATCGGCTCGATGCCGAAGAACGACCTCTCGCGTGCCGACCTCGACAACGTCAACAAGACCGGCACGACGACGATCGGCATCTCGACCGCCGACGGCGTCGTCATCGCGACGGACATGCGCGCCAGCCTCGGCGGCCGGTTCGTCTCGAACAAGAACGTCCAGAAGGTCGAACAGATCCACCCGACGGCCGCCCTGACGATGGTCGGCAGCGTCGGCGGCGCCCAGTCGTTCATCTCCAGTCTCCGCGCCGAGGTCAACCTCTACGAGTCCCGACGCGGAGAGGACATGAGCATGGACGCGCTCGCGACCCTGGCCGGCAACTTCGCCCGCGGCGGCCCGTTCTTCGCGATCCACCCGATCCTCGGCGGCGTCGACGCGGAGGGAAGCCACGTCTACAGCATCGACCCCGCCGGCGGCGTCATGGAGGACGACTACACCGTCACCGGGTCGGGCATGCAACTCGCCTACGGCCACCTCGAACAGGCCTACGAGGAGGACATGTCCAACGAGGAAGCCAAAACGGTCGCCGCCCGCGGCATCAAGTCCGCCGCCGAGCGCGACACCGGCTCCGGGAACGGGGTCTTCCTCTGTGAGATCACCGACGAGGGCGTCGACATCCACGGCCACCACGACTTCGACGACGTGATCTGA
- a CDS encoding MarR family winged helix-turn-helix transcriptional regulator, giving the protein MSTDVGTGEGAANRELLHFVTQETRFAIVTNILQHPDQLPSMYELEQLNPSVSDATVYKHVQKLIDAGIVEEVALPDDERQQGYPWKFYGLTDEGREFLERHSLLAAEETLQRIYETISDKPEKMVRYENAPRPDRDG; this is encoded by the coding sequence ATGAGTACCGACGTGGGGACCGGCGAGGGGGCGGCAAACCGCGAACTGCTTCACTTCGTGACCCAGGAGACGCGGTTCGCGATCGTCACCAACATCCTCCAGCACCCCGACCAACTGCCGTCGATGTACGAACTGGAGCAACTCAACCCGAGCGTGAGCGACGCGACAGTCTACAAGCACGTCCAGAAACTCATCGACGCCGGCATCGTCGAGGAGGTCGCCCTCCCCGACGACGAACGCCAACAGGGCTACCCCTGGAAATTTTACGGCCTGACCGACGAGGGTCGCGAGTTCCTCGAGCGCCACAGCCTGCTCGCCGCCGAGGAGACCCTCCAGCGCATTTACGAGACGATTTCCGACAAACCCGAGAAGATGGTTCGGTACGAGAACGCGCCACGGCCCGATCGCGACGGCTGA